ACTTAAAGATCAAATTTTTGATGTTACTGCTAATATTAATTTAGAATATGATGTTGTCGTCTCTCCCATAATTGTTACCACCGATATTTACCAAAAACCAGAATATAGAGAGACTTATTTTTATAAAGCAACCCAGGAAGAGGGTTATATTTTATGAGTCTAAGTAAGTGGAGATTAGAAAAGGCTCAAAATACATATAAAGAAGGACAGCATTTACTTGAAATTGGTTTGTATAATGGTGCAGTAAATCGGTTTTACTATGCTGCATTTCACGGTATTAGAGCATTATTGGCTACAAAAAAACTAGATTCCCCTAAGCATAGCGGAATAATAGCTCTTTTTAACAAAGAATTTGTAAAAACCGGTATTATGAGCAAAGAATCGTCTAAAATAATCTCAAAAGCTTTTTCCGAAAGATCACATGCAGATTATGATGACTTTAAACAATTTACTTGCGAAGAAGTATTGGAACTATCAACTGAAGTAAATAAGTTGCTACTAGAAATAAAGGAAGAAATTGAAAAAGCTTAAACTATTTGCTAGTTAGTGCAAGAGAAAATAAGTTGCGCAGCAAAACCACTTTTTAAAAAATAATAAAAAAGCATCAAGACTCCCCGCCGCCCAAGTGGCCATCATGGAAAAGAGCGGCAGCAGGGAGAGGATGTACCGGGGCTGGCCTTCAAAGATAAAGTAAATCCCGGAAAATGGAACATTTCCTCACCGGATCAAGTCCAAAAGGTCATAATAATAGTACTTGGTGTTTCTCTTCAACCCATTGGAGTAAATTATGTTATGCTCTTCAAAACTTTTAATTATCCTGTTACACGCCTGGTAATCCAGATGGGTCAATTTGCTCATGGACTTGACAGTGAAAATCGGAGAGTAAAACATCATATCCAGAATTATGGCCGCATTATGGGATTTTGTCAGACTTCTGACCAAATTAAGGTGTCTTTCATAAAGCTCGTTGATTTTTTCAACCCGCTCGATATTGAGCCTTGCCTGCTTAATAACCGCTTCCAGGAAAAATTTTATCCAGCCGTTCCAGTTGTCATCAAACCTGACGCTGTTTAACAGAGAATAATATTTAAATTTATCCTTCTCCAAAGTCTCACTCAAGAAAAAATACGGTTTAACAGTTACTTTTTTATAGTACAGATACAGGGGTATAAGGATCCTGCCTATCCTGCCATTGCCATCCAAAAAGGGGTGAATAGTTTCAAATTGGGCATGAATAATGGCTATTTTAACCAGTTCGTCAAAATCATCGTAGAGATTGATATAGTTATCCAGGTTGCTCATATAGCCGTCCACTAGCTCGGGAGAGGGGGGGACAAA
This region of Zhaonella formicivorans genomic DNA includes:
- a CDS encoding HEPN domain-containing protein, which encodes MSLSKWRLEKAQNTYKEGQHLLEIGLYNGAVNRFYYAAFHGIRALLATKKLDSPKHSGIIALFNKEFVKTGIMSKESSKIISKAFSERSHADYDDFKQFTCEEVLELSTEVNKLLLEIKEEIEKA
- a CDS encoding Fic family protein, with translation MKPFKPRELPLADVIRQEEFIKELIAANKYLASYESAIKYSKINPDFFIKPLMRNEATLSSKIEGSRVTLDEALEHDEEDMVEHNETQEVLNYHKALIAGERLLEKLPLSSRLLKRLHEILLGNNVRGAGRAPGEFRRVQNFIGPPGSTLENASFVPPSPELVDGYMSNLDNYINLYDDFDELVKIAIIHAQFETIHPFLDGNGRIGRILIPLYLYYKKVTVKPYFFLSETLEKDKFKYYSLLNSVRFDDNWNGWIKFFLEAVIKQARLNIERVEKINELYERHLNLVRSLTKSHNAAIILDMMFYSPIFTVKSMSKLTHLDYQACNRIIKSFEEHNIIYSNGLKRNTKYYYYDLLDLIR